The Microtus pennsylvanicus isolate mMicPen1 chromosome 19, mMicPen1.hap1, whole genome shotgun sequence genome includes a region encoding these proteins:
- the LOC142838487 gene encoding LOW QUALITY PROTEIN: olfactory receptor 5G9-like (The sequence of the model RefSeq protein was modified relative to this genomic sequence to represent the inferred CDS: substituted 1 base at 1 genomic stop codon) — protein sequence MAYDNCTRVTEFIFIALRYHPKLQVFLFLLFLLFYLVTMTGNLRMIIFIRVDSHLHTPMYFFLSHLSFVHICFSSVVGPKMLTDFFAERKVISFMGCALQQWFFGFFVAIECLLLASMAYDRYVAICNPLLYSVAMSQRLCIQLVMGPYALGFFNTMTHTTAAFXLPFCGSNTINHFFCDMSPILSLICADIRINKLLVFIVAGAVLVVSSTTILISYFHILMAILRIRSAEGRRKAFSTCSSHVTAVSILYGTLFFIYVRPSAISSLDLNKMVSVFYTALIPMLNPLIYSLRNKEVKEAKGRTVTKAKFFLKTKLSSRTEYRGWGKESRAKTTRHKLMNNNVTY from the coding sequence ATGGCGTATGACAACTGCACAAGGGTCACAGAGTTCATTTTCATTGCCTTGAGATACCACCCTAAGCTGCAGGTCTTCCTTTTCCTGCTCTTTCTACTGTTTTACCTGGTTACTATGACAGGAAACTTGCGTATGATCATTTTCATTCGTGTAGATTCTCATCttcacactcccatgtacttttttctcAGCCACCTGTCATTTGTACACATCTGCTTCTCATCAGTTGTGGGCCCCAAGATGCTCACAGACTTCTTTGCAGAACGGAAAGTCATCTCTTTTATGGGCTGTGCCTTGCAGCAATGGTTCTTTGGGTTCTTTGTGGCCATCGAGTGCCTTCTCTTGGCatccatggcctatgaccgctatgtggccatctgtaacCCACTGTTGTACTCGGTGGCCATGTCCCAGAGACTCTGCATACAGCTGGTAATGGGACCCTATGCTCTTGGTTTCTTCAACACCATGACTCACACTACAGCTGCTTTCTGACTTCCCTTTTGTGGCTCCAACACTATCAATCATTTCTTCTGTGATATGTCTCCAATCCTCTCCCTCATATGTGCGGACATACGAATCAATAAGCTGTTGGTGTTCATTGTGGCTGGAGCTGTGTTGGTTGTCAGCAGCACCACCATCTTAATCTCCTACTTCCACATCCTCATGGCCATCCTGAGGATACGCTCTGCTGAAGGGCGGAGGaaagccttctccacctgctcATCCCATGTCACAGCGGTTTCCATTTTGTATGGGACTCTCTTTTTTATCTATGTGCGTCCAAGTGCCATCTCTTCACTGGACCTCAATAAGATGGTGTCTGTGTTCTACACAGCGTTGATTCCCATGCTCAATCCActcatctacagcctgaggaataAGGAGGTGAAAGAGGCCAAGGGCAGGACAGTCACCAAGGCTAAATTCTTCCTTAAAACTAAATTGTCATCAAGAACAGAATAtaggggctgg